From the Candidatus Krumholzibacteriota bacterium genome, one window contains:
- a CDS encoding cupin domain-containing protein has product MITRRLNKIDIMDNAHNVDARNLYNTADAMITVITLKPGQSLKRHITPVDVAFYVLNGKGIVDIGEEKQEVVADTLVESPKDIMHCWYNESSEPLRFMVVKAPRPTKKTVFVED; this is encoded by the coding sequence ATGATCACGAGAAGACTGAATAAAATTGATATTATGGACAACGCTCACAATGTTGATGCTCGAAACCTCTACAACACTGCTGACGCAATGATTACCGTTATTACGCTAAAGCCGGGACAATCACTCAAGCGTCACATCACGCCCGTGGACGTTGCGTTCTACGTGCTGAATGGAAAGGGTATCGTCGATATAGGCGAAGAGAAGCAAGAGGTCGTAGCCGACACCTTGGTGGAGAGTCCCAAGGATATAATGCACTGTTGGTACAATGAGAGTTCAGAGCCGCTTCGCTTCATGGTGGTGAAGGCACCACGGCCGACAAAGAAAACGGTGTTTGTCGAAGACTGA
- a CDS encoding PLP-dependent cysteine synthase family protein, translating to MIYENILLKIGNTPTVRLRGFENGQGAEIYAKLEGENPTGSIKDRVALNMIEMAERRGDLKPGMTILEATSGNMGISLAMVGARRGYPVHIVMSERMSSERGFLVKSYGARLELTGGDSGTMGALERARELVEGDPGRYWLSDQFNNTDNTEAHYRGTAAELLRDLKDIGAVVAGVGTGGTLMGIARRFREYSPETRVFAVIPPGGYRIQGLQNPEEDFSGEVFRPDIVDDRIYVSRRDAFLTARRLAREDGIFAGMSSGAAVCAAEKVADITGVGKIAVIIPDRGDKYLSTGLFE from the coding sequence ATGATATACGAAAATATTCTATTGAAGATCGGAAATACACCAACGGTGAGATTAAGGGGTTTCGAGAACGGGCAGGGAGCGGAGATTTACGCCAAGCTGGAGGGTGAGAATCCAACAGGTTCGATCAAAGACCGGGTGGCTCTTAATATGATAGAAATGGCTGAGCGGAGAGGTGACCTGAAACCTGGCATGACTATTCTCGAGGCGACCAGCGGCAATATGGGGATATCTCTGGCCATGGTGGGAGCTCGAAGGGGATATCCTGTACATATAGTCATGTCTGAACGGATGAGCAGTGAAAGAGGTTTTCTGGTAAAATCTTACGGAGCCCGGCTGGAGTTGACCGGGGGTGACTCAGGCACTATGGGCGCACTGGAGAGGGCCAGGGAACTGGTCGAAGGGGACCCGGGGAGGTATTGGCTGTCCGATCAGTTCAACAACACAGACAATACAGAAGCACACTACCGCGGTACAGCTGCAGAACTTTTGAGGGATTTGAAAGATATAGGTGCCGTCGTTGCCGGAGTCGGAACCGGGGGAACTTTAATGGGAATTGCAAGGAGGTTCAGAGAGTATTCGCCGGAAACCAGAGTATTCGCCGTTATACCCCCCGGCGGTTATCGGATACAGGGTCTGCAGAATCCTGAGGAGGATTTCAGCGGAGAGGTTTTCCGACCCGATATAGTGGATGACCGGATATACGTGTCCAGAAGAGATGCCTTTCTTACCGCTAGAAGACTGGCAAGGGAAGACGGTATTTTTGCGGGAATGAGTTCGGGGGCTGCGGTTTGCGCGGCTGAGAAAGTGGCGGATATAACAGGGGTTGGGAAAATTGCGGTTATTATACCCGACAGGGGGGATAAGTACCTTAGTACAGGACTTTTCGAGTAG
- a CDS encoding efflux RND transporter periplasmic adaptor subunit, with amino-acid sequence MNKRRSLIITAVIIAAGIIISVMLSNQRDPVSRRSKPAAAERVSTVSSRSSDIRTTVTISGPLTALDRIDVYAEVSGILKPTGKRFKPGNSFKEGETMIQIDDSVYRNNLLAQKSTLLNQLTTLLPDLSIDFPESTGRWRSYLKDFDLHKPLPPLPEPSSEKERYYIASHNIFNLFYTIKSMEFTLAKYSITAPYDGVVTSSAINPGTLVRQGQKLGEFISTEKYEMRGAADPGQIDLIAAGLPAELTSYGLRGKFKGTISRINNVIDKNTQTVAVYIRASDSRLRDGLYMTASIESKLLRDVTVVPGKSLAGRDMVWVYSDSTLQKTKVEVVAAEEEQVIVRGLPDGTRVVTQPPGKARVGMKVVDISEKPETENSKNNEVSKDRPSKRE; translated from the coding sequence ATGAATAAACGCAGATCATTGATAATAACGGCTGTTATCATAGCAGCCGGCATTATCATAAGCGTCATGCTTAGTAACCAGCGTGACCCTGTAAGCCGCAGATCTAAACCAGCGGCTGCAGAACGTGTCAGCACTGTCTCTTCCCGAAGCAGTGACATAAGAACTACCGTAACAATTAGCGGCCCTCTTACCGCTTTAGACCGCATAGATGTCTACGCGGAAGTAAGCGGCATTCTAAAGCCCACAGGTAAACGTTTTAAACCCGGGAACAGTTTTAAAGAGGGTGAAACGATGATTCAAATTGACGACAGCGTCTACAGGAACAATCTGCTCGCTCAGAAAAGCACTCTACTGAATCAGTTGACCACTCTTCTTCCCGATTTATCGATCGATTTCCCCGAGAGCACCGGCAGGTGGAGATCATATCTTAAAGATTTTGATCTGCATAAACCCCTTCCCCCTCTTCCCGAACCTTCAAGCGAAAAGGAACGTTACTACATCGCTTCACATAATATCTTTAACCTATTCTATACGATCAAGAGTATGGAATTTACACTGGCAAAATACAGTATAACCGCACCTTATGACGGAGTTGTTACCTCTTCTGCGATAAATCCCGGAACACTCGTAAGGCAGGGGCAGAAGCTCGGGGAATTTATAAGCACCGAGAAGTATGAAATGCGCGGAGCTGCCGATCCAGGCCAAATCGATCTTATAGCCGCAGGCCTGCCCGCGGAGCTTACCTCCTACGGTCTGCGGGGGAAATTCAAGGGAACTATCAGCCGTATAAATAATGTTATTGACAAGAATACTCAGACCGTAGCGGTTTATATAAGGGCAAGTGACAGTCGTCTCCGCGACGGACTCTATATGACAGCTTCTATCGAGAGTAAACTCCTCAGAGATGTTACTGTCGTTCCGGGCAAATCACTTGCCGGTAGAGACATGGTATGGGTCTACAGCGATTCTACCCTGCAGAAAACCAAAGTGGAAGTCGTAGCCGCGGAAGAAGAACAGGTCATCGTCCGGGGACTTCCAGATGGAACCCGCGTTGTAACTCAGCCCCCCGGCAAGGCGCGTGTTGGTATGAAAGTTGTTGATATATCCGAGAAACCGGAGACCGAAAACAGCAAGAATAATGAAGTTTCAAAAGACAGGCCGTCAAAAAGGGAATAA
- a CDS encoding efflux RND transporter permease subunit, producing the protein MKNIIRPFIQYPILGNVIIVAILLFGYVGFSSLNTTFFPPQPSRTIIINASYPGASPEEMEEGIVTKIEDNLKGISGIERTTSVSGENFCSIYIRVLTDYDTNIVLQDVKDAVNQISSFPLGMDRISIYRREPFNFAIDLMIIGDVDLKTLKWHGRQIERDLLSIEGISKISLSGFPAEEIEIAVSEEELRAYGLTFSEILSAVRNANIKSTGGKIKGEKEELLIRADVKGYHAEELANHVLKASDEGAVVRIGDVATVSDRWSENPNRIYYNGKTAVRVSVDNTNKEDLFFIADRVKEYAEKFNSTHSDVQALVLRDGSEIINERINLLLGNGLIGIVLVVLLLSLSLNPNISFWVALGIPISFAGMLMIAPFYGLTINVMSLMAMILILGILVDDGIVIAENIYQHHERGKKPVQAALIGTVEVLPSVIASVLTTVVIFMTFFFLEGGMGDHSRDLAFVVIATLLLSLIEAAFILPAHIAHSRALCVREKSRLERESTRMLGWVRDKIYMPVLRSSIKSPYISIATVLAIFIITIGAIRGGILKTTFFPYIEGRSVSINLEMPAGTPAAVTDSLTGYIEKGVWETDEKYKKSHRGENLVRSVYRRVGSGTHQGRVYAILESSEERNWTNLRAANEFREKIGKIKGSEKLSFGMSRRWGMPVMVALKSNNFEQLRGATEMLKEELKKMPQLKDVTDDDPPGLREVKVKLKEKAFALGLTTSEVVSQVRSGFFGGEAQRILRGIDEVKIWVRYSRDDRSSMSDLENMRIRAPGGQSYPLGEIADFSIERGVMSINHTDGQRVINVMSDVTSTKASVPTLLADIKENVMPEVKERYPEVRYSFEGESYENKKTMDAISRVVPAILIMMFLLIAVTFHSFGQAVIVFLLIPFSIVGVLWGHYIQGYIVSILSMFGAIALMGIVVNDSLVLVSTVNRKLKAGRSFDDSLFEAAISRFRPVVLTSLTTIAGLAPLVFEQSHQAQFLSPMAISVAYGLLFGTVLTLIMLPSMLKTFNDIKIKLYKTISGKEVNGRFVETAVREEEFLRRQNNDGHSNEKGCEK; encoded by the coding sequence GTGAAAAATATTATACGCCCATTTATACAATATCCGATACTCGGCAATGTCATTATCGTTGCTATCCTTCTTTTCGGTTACGTCGGATTTTCGAGTCTGAATACCACTTTCTTTCCTCCCCAACCCAGCAGAACTATTATCATCAACGCGAGCTATCCGGGAGCTTCGCCTGAGGAAATGGAGGAAGGGATAGTTACCAAGATAGAGGACAATCTCAAAGGTATATCCGGTATAGAACGTACAACTTCGGTCTCAGGTGAAAATTTCTGCTCGATATACATTAGAGTATTGACCGATTATGACACCAATATAGTACTTCAGGATGTTAAGGACGCTGTAAATCAGATCAGTTCTTTTCCCCTGGGGATGGACAGGATATCTATCTACCGTAGAGAACCTTTCAACTTCGCTATTGATCTTATGATAATCGGAGATGTGGATTTAAAAACATTGAAATGGCACGGACGCCAGATTGAAAGGGACCTGCTTTCGATAGAAGGTATTTCTAAGATATCACTCTCGGGATTTCCCGCCGAAGAGATAGAAATAGCCGTTAGTGAAGAGGAACTTCGCGCGTACGGACTCACATTCAGTGAGATACTAAGTGCCGTAAGGAACGCCAATATCAAATCAACGGGAGGAAAGATAAAGGGCGAAAAGGAAGAACTTCTCATCCGCGCCGACGTCAAGGGATATCACGCTGAGGAACTCGCGAATCACGTGCTTAAAGCAAGCGATGAGGGCGCCGTGGTCCGTATTGGCGATGTTGCCACTGTAAGTGACAGATGGTCTGAAAATCCGAACAGAATTTATTACAATGGAAAAACCGCCGTCAGGGTTTCCGTCGACAATACAAACAAGGAAGATCTCTTTTTCATAGCCGACAGAGTCAAGGAATACGCTGAGAAATTCAACAGCACTCACAGTGACGTTCAGGCCCTCGTCCTTCGTGACGGGTCCGAGATCATAAATGAACGCATTAATCTCCTTCTTGGAAACGGTTTAATAGGTATTGTACTTGTAGTCCTTCTGCTGTCACTCTCTCTTAATCCGAATATCTCTTTCTGGGTAGCGCTCGGTATTCCTATTTCTTTCGCCGGAATGCTTATGATCGCCCCCTTCTACGGACTTACGATCAACGTAATGTCTCTTATGGCTATGATACTCATACTCGGAATTCTCGTTGACGACGGAATAGTTATAGCTGAAAATATTTATCAGCACCACGAACGAGGCAAAAAACCCGTCCAAGCCGCGCTTATTGGAACCGTTGAAGTGCTTCCCTCTGTTATCGCTTCTGTTCTTACTACCGTTGTGATATTTATGACTTTCTTTTTTCTCGAGGGCGGAATGGGCGATCACAGCCGTGATCTGGCCTTCGTCGTTATAGCGACACTTCTTCTCTCACTAATCGAAGCTGCTTTTATTCTACCTGCTCATATCGCGCATTCGAGAGCTCTGTGCGTAAGGGAAAAAAGCCGCCTCGAACGCGAGTCAACCAGGATGCTCGGCTGGGTACGAGATAAGATATACATGCCCGTTCTCCGGTCTTCTATTAAATCCCCCTATATCTCAATCGCGACGGTACTGGCAATATTCATAATAACGATCGGAGCTATTCGCGGAGGGATTCTAAAGACGACCTTCTTTCCGTATATAGAGGGTCGCTCGGTCTCTATAAACCTGGAGATGCCCGCGGGAACACCCGCTGCTGTTACAGACAGTTTAACGGGCTACATAGAAAAAGGTGTATGGGAAACAGATGAAAAATACAAAAAGTCACACAGGGGAGAAAATCTCGTAAGGTCTGTATACAGGAGAGTAGGATCGGGTACGCACCAGGGCCGTGTTTACGCTATCCTTGAAAGCAGCGAAGAGCGGAATTGGACAAATCTCAGAGCCGCAAACGAATTCAGAGAGAAAATTGGTAAGATCAAAGGCTCAGAGAAACTCAGCTTCGGCATGAGCAGGCGCTGGGGAATGCCTGTAATGGTTGCCCTTAAAAGCAATAACTTCGAGCAGCTCCGGGGCGCGACCGAGATGTTAAAGGAAGAACTTAAGAAGATGCCGCAGCTTAAGGATGTTACAGACGACGACCCCCCCGGATTGCGGGAAGTCAAAGTCAAACTAAAAGAAAAGGCATTCGCTCTCGGACTTACAACATCTGAAGTCGTAAGCCAGGTTCGTAGTGGATTCTTCGGTGGTGAGGCCCAGCGCATACTCAGGGGAATAGATGAGGTAAAGATATGGGTTCGTTACAGCCGTGATGACCGCTCTTCAATGTCCGACCTCGAGAATATGAGGATCCGTGCTCCGGGCGGGCAGTCATACCCCCTCGGCGAAATCGCCGACTTCTCGATAGAAAGAGGAGTAATGTCGATAAATCATACGGACGGGCAGAGAGTCATAAATGTCATGTCCGATGTAACCAGCACTAAAGCTTCCGTGCCAACTCTGCTAGCCGATATTAAAGAAAACGTAATGCCGGAAGTTAAAGAAAGATATCCCGAGGTTCGCTACAGCTTCGAAGGGGAAAGCTACGAGAATAAGAAAACAATGGACGCGATATCCCGGGTCGTTCCTGCAATTCTGATAATGATGTTCCTTTTAATAGCCGTTACTTTTCATTCATTCGGACAGGCGGTAATAGTATTTCTGCTTATTCCCTTCAGTATTGTCGGTGTGCTATGGGGGCATTACATTCAGGGCTATATCGTCAGCATACTCTCTATGTTCGGCGCTATAGCACTTATGGGAATAGTGGTAAACGATTCACTTGTACTTGTAAGTACGGTTAACCGGAAATTAAAAGCGGGCCGCAGTTTCGATGACTCCCTATTTGAAGCAGCAATATCGCGTTTCCGGCCCGTTGTGCTGACTTCTCTCACTACTATAGCGGGATTGGCTCCTCTTGTCTTTGAACAGAGCCACCAGGCACAGTTTCTATCTCCTATGGCTATCTCAGTTGCCTACGGCCTACTTTTCGGAACCGTTCTAACCCTGATAATGCTCCCGTCCATGCTTAAAACCTTTAACGATATCAAGATTAAACTCTATAAGACAATTAGCGGAAAAGAAGTAAACGGCAGATTTGTTGAAACTGCCGTAAGGGAAGAGGAATTCCTCCGCAGGCAAAACAATGACGGTCATTCAAATGAAAAAGGATGCGAAAAATGA
- a CDS encoding TolC family protein, translating into MKHLISILFLALFFSQTAASEAVLTFEEAVYIAIERNPRIAAARNDAEIASNNAHAGNAGLFPKLDFTGSANYNRTDPPSGIETETSSTSARLGATYTLFNGLGNIYRYKRLKSEERLGELNARERIENIIIHVSKAYYGAAEAFETLLVSRELLDISRERLERVKSRSDFGQGGSVDVLNAKVNYNTDTVTVVRSEFAWEEATRNLNSLLNRNLGSKYKVDSNVKFANLEPLSQLREKALKQNSSYQIASESVKRAAFGQKVTRSAFMPRLDLSTSYGWEEYSNEGLNLDFNDPTSNWGVYATLSFNIFNGFQRRIDSKNAALEVRSRKMLEEQARLDMDRELINAYKSYSNSRAILDLEKNNLESARINFQHTSKLYDLGQVTSTQFREAQLNLTRAKTSVISATYQAKLDEIELFRITGNLVNEI; encoded by the coding sequence ATGAAACACCTTATATCTATTCTATTTCTTGCACTTTTCTTCTCGCAAACTGCCGCCTCAGAGGCCGTACTGACCTTTGAAGAAGCAGTATATATCGCCATTGAACGTAATCCGCGGATAGCTGCCGCGCGTAATGACGCCGAAATTGCCTCAAATAACGCCCATGCCGGTAACGCGGGTCTTTTTCCCAAATTGGACTTTACGGGTTCCGCGAATTACAATAGAACCGATCCGCCTTCCGGAATTGAAACAGAAACCTCTTCTACAAGCGCCCGCCTGGGTGCCACCTACACTCTTTTTAACGGCCTTGGTAATATCTACCGTTACAAGCGCCTTAAATCGGAAGAAAGACTTGGAGAACTTAACGCCCGTGAGCGGATAGAAAATATTATTATCCATGTAAGTAAAGCATATTACGGGGCCGCAGAGGCCTTTGAAACCCTGCTTGTTTCAAGGGAACTTCTTGATATTTCCAGAGAAAGACTGGAAAGAGTTAAAAGCAGAAGCGATTTCGGTCAGGGTGGATCTGTCGATGTCCTAAACGCAAAGGTTAATTACAATACTGACACCGTTACGGTTGTCCGTTCTGAATTCGCTTGGGAAGAAGCAACTCGAAACCTCAACAGCTTACTGAACAGGAATTTAGGCAGTAAATATAAAGTGGATTCCAACGTGAAATTCGCCAATCTCGAACCTCTAAGTCAGTTAAGGGAAAAAGCTCTAAAACAGAACAGCTCTTACCAGATTGCCTCAGAGTCGGTGAAGCGGGCAGCTTTTGGCCAGAAAGTTACAAGATCCGCCTTTATGCCCAGACTCGACCTATCTACCTCTTACGGCTGGGAGGAATACAGCAACGAAGGCCTGAACCTGGATTTTAACGACCCAACTTCAAACTGGGGTGTATATGCTACGTTGAGTTTTAATATATTCAATGGATTCCAGCGTCGGATAGATTCTAAGAACGCGGCCTTAGAAGTTAGGAGCCGCAAGATGCTGGAGGAGCAGGCGCGTCTCGATATGGATAGAGAACTTATAAACGCTTACAAATCCTACAGCAACAGCAGGGCCATTCTGGATCTGGAGAAAAATAATCTCGAATCAGCCCGCATCAATTTTCAGCACACAAGCAAACTATACGATCTGGGGCAGGTTACATCGACACAATTCAGAGAAGCACAGCTAAATCTCACGAGAGCTAAAACAAGTGTTATCTCCGCTACCTACCAGGCAAAGCTAGACGAGATCGAACTCTTCAGAATCACCGGAAACCTGGTAAATGAGATCTAA
- a CDS encoding CDP-glycerol glycerophosphotransferase family protein has protein sequence MIKVLFDLKKEYYFNSLYPLYRELEKDPNYDLYIRIGKDQKRFLWIFLLSEKKRIASRLEREGYKLTDETDGFDLVVCGDALKKPERYGESVKVHLDHGVGIKTLRIRNIVKQKNYRYHVFLEGRYWYDYIKSLGWEEKADFYITGIPKLDPFFREGYYDKESIKRLTGLDIDKKVVLYAPSYKPSCIKYIRDSITDLIPEYNLIVKLHPYSWGGKYAPHSQHRFYEKLSRDNSSVFLIGKEDYDIYPYIFISDTLISDTSSVINEFLALGRHGVIYELPFDKLKHSDGMPVLSIDPKDWLAGAFPHMKSPEDLLPCVKEALNPTDQMKVKLKEYRNYFFTGLDGRSSERVKKKIDEIMSRAGCR, from the coding sequence ATGATAAAGGTATTATTCGATCTGAAAAAGGAATATTACTTTAATTCACTTTATCCCTTGTACAGAGAGCTGGAGAAGGATCCGAACTATGATCTCTATATACGAATAGGGAAGGATCAGAAAAGATTTTTGTGGATTTTCCTCTTAAGTGAGAAAAAACGAATAGCTTCCCGGCTTGAAAGGGAAGGTTACAAGTTGACGGATGAAACAGATGGATTTGATTTAGTTGTCTGCGGCGACGCCCTAAAGAAGCCCGAAAGATACGGCGAAAGTGTCAAAGTACATCTGGATCACGGTGTTGGAATAAAAACACTGCGCATACGAAATATTGTAAAACAGAAAAACTATAGATATCATGTCTTTCTGGAAGGTCGGTACTGGTATGACTACATTAAGAGTCTTGGTTGGGAGGAAAAGGCCGATTTCTACATAACGGGTATTCCAAAGCTTGATCCCTTCTTCCGGGAAGGGTATTATGACAAGGAAAGTATAAAACGACTTACGGGGTTGGATATTGATAAAAAGGTTGTTCTGTACGCCCCGTCTTATAAACCAAGTTGTATAAAATATATAAGGGACAGTATTACCGATCTCATACCGGAATATAATCTTATTGTAAAACTGCATCCTTACAGCTGGGGAGGTAAATACGCGCCTCATTCCCAGCACAGATTCTATGAAAAGCTCTCGCGGGATAATTCTTCTGTATTCCTGATTGGGAAAGAAGATTACGACATTTATCCCTACATCTTCATATCAGATACATTAATCAGTGATACTTCCAGTGTTATCAATGAATTTCTTGCACTGGGCCGCCATGGAGTTATTTATGAACTTCCCTTTGACAAGTTAAAGCATAGTGACGGGATGCCGGTGCTGTCTATTGATCCTAAAGACTGGCTGGCTGGTGCTTTCCCCCATATGAAAAGTCCTGAAGATCTTCTTCCCTGCGTGAAAGAGGCGTTGAATCCGACTGACCAGATGAAGGTTAAGCTTAAGGAATACAGAAACTACTTTTTTACCGGGCTTGACGGCAGATCAAGTGAGCGGGTTAAGAAAAAGATCGATGAAATAATGAGCCGCGCAGGTTGCAGGTAA
- the tagD gene encoding glycerol-3-phosphate cytidylyltransferase, with the protein MKTVITYGTFDLFHYGHLRILRRARELGDYLIVAVSTDQFNLIKGKECVYPYEHRSKIVEAIRYVDKVIPEENWEQKVDDIKKNKVDIFAIGDDWEGKFDYLRKYCEVRYLERTGGISTTSIRDGLRDR; encoded by the coding sequence ATGAAAACTGTTATAACATACGGAACTTTCGATCTTTTCCACTATGGGCATTTGAGAATTCTAAGAAGGGCAAGAGAATTGGGCGACTATTTGATTGTTGCAGTCTCTACCGATCAGTTTAACCTGATTAAAGGGAAAGAATGCGTATATCCATATGAGCACAGATCTAAAATTGTTGAAGCCATCAGATATGTTGACAAAGTCATACCGGAAGAAAACTGGGAGCAGAAGGTTGATGATATAAAGAAGAATAAAGTGGATATATTCGCGATAGGTGATGATTGGGAAGGGAAATTTGATTATTTGCGGAAGTACTGTGAGGTTAGATATCTTGAAAGGACCGGCGGTATTTCGACTACGAGCATTAGAGATGGGTTAAGAGATCGGTAG
- a CDS encoding ABC transporter ATP-binding protein, with protein sequence MKNIKKLFYMMIRYWKLMISGVITTLIFAALSSISLGMTVPLFDYVFGLMHKDNIYNTFGEFYNRFYSSTAQFFSQSGFSNLFSSDHLKLLLDSYKDLLSYTDQMLLLFLIGVTMIILIVIKNSFYYVNRIIFATLRGKVIYQLRNKLFRKYLNQSLTFFRSITIGDSQVRLTSDANIVSNLFIRSFFGSLRDVALIIVNVTIAILINYKLFLYTAVIVPVVSILISFLGKKVKKYSKRIQKTYGILFSKIEEVFNGFKIVKSFSKEDFEYKRFITHNLKFYKSWRRAQVYQALSVPLSEINGTLVGIVVLIIGGKMVLDNPTEFTFGSFMFFMLAVFSILHPIKNITKAYIEIKKAMVSLDRIYEVLDTVPEISESPDAVSISEFEDSIKISNLNFSYNNDGKVLSDINIEIKKGEQVALVGSSGSGKTTLVNLIERFYNPDEGSIDIDGINIKDIKISDLHNLFGTVTQESILFNDTISNNISYGSNKKVTVEDVKKAARIAYADEFIDKLPAGYDTVLSPKGSNLSGGQKQRLCIARAIVGDPPILIFDEATSALDSESEKNVQKAIGRATKDRTVIVIAHRLSTILNSDRIVVMEDGRILEIGTHEELLDSSSKYKYLYDLQFDK encoded by the coding sequence ATGAAAAATATAAAGAAATTATTCTACATGATGATCAGATACTGGAAACTGATGATTTCCGGGGTTATAACAACACTTATATTCGCCGCTTTAAGCAGTATAAGCCTGGGGATGACGGTTCCCCTTTTTGATTATGTGTTTGGATTAATGCATAAAGATAATATCTACAACACGTTCGGCGAATTTTACAACAGATTTTATTCTTCAACCGCTCAGTTCTTTTCTCAATCTGGGTTTTCAAATCTCTTCAGTTCAGATCACCTTAAATTGCTGCTTGATAGCTATAAGGATTTACTGTCTTACACGGACCAGATGCTGCTGCTTTTTCTTATCGGCGTAACGATGATAATCCTTATTGTAATTAAGAATTCATTTTATTACGTCAACAGGATTATTTTCGCGACCTTACGCGGCAAAGTGATTTATCAGTTAAGAAACAAACTTTTCAGAAAATATCTTAATCAGTCCCTGACATTTTTCAGGAGTATAACAATAGGGGATTCTCAAGTCAGGTTGACGTCAGATGCAAACATCGTCAGTAATCTTTTTATTCGTTCGTTTTTCGGTTCCCTCAGAGACGTTGCGCTTATAATCGTAAATGTAACTATTGCTATACTTATAAATTACAAACTATTTCTATATACCGCGGTCATTGTGCCTGTAGTAAGTATTCTGATTTCCTTTCTGGGTAAAAAGGTAAAGAAATATTCAAAGAGGATTCAGAAGACATACGGAATACTCTTTTCGAAGATCGAGGAGGTATTTAACGGGTTTAAGATTGTTAAATCGTTTTCAAAAGAGGACTTTGAGTACAAAAGATTCATAACTCATAACCTCAAATTCTACAAGTCATGGCGGAGAGCTCAAGTTTACCAAGCTCTGAGTGTTCCGTTGTCGGAAATCAATGGCACCCTTGTAGGTATCGTCGTGCTTATTATCGGCGGCAAAATGGTACTTGATAATCCCACTGAGTTTACTTTCGGCAGCTTTATGTTTTTTATGCTTGCCGTATTTTCAATACTTCATCCGATTAAGAATATAACCAAGGCTTATATAGAAATAAAAAAAGCTATGGTATCACTGGACAGAATATACGAAGTGCTTGATACAGTTCCCGAGATATCTGAAAGCCCCGATGCTGTTTCGATTTCCGAATTTGAAGATTCTATAAAAATCAGCAACCTGAATTTCAGTTATAATAATGACGGCAAGGTGTTATCAGATATTAACATAGAGATTAAGAAGGGAGAACAGGTAGCCCTTGTGGGAAGCAGCGGTTCGGGAAAGACGACTCTTGTCAATCTGATTGAAAGATTTTATAATCCCGACGAAGGCAGCATCGATATTGATGGGATTAACATAAAGGATATCAAGATAAGCGACCTGCATAATTTATTCGGAACCGTCACTCAGGAGTCTATATTGTTTAACGATACTATCTCTAACAATATCAGTTACGGATCAAATAAGAAAGTCACAGTAGAGGATGTTAAAAAGGCCGCTCGCATTGCTTATGCCGATGAATTTATCGATAAGCTTCCGGCCGGCTATGATACAGTGCTGAGCCCCAAGGGTTCAAATCTCTCCGGGGGGCAAAAACAGAGACTTTGTATTGCCAGAGCTATAGTGGGAGATCCGCCGATTCTGATTTTCGATGAAGCAACCAGCGCCCTGGATTCCGAATCCGAAAAGAACGTACAGAAAGCCATAGGCAGAGCCACGAAGGACAGGACGGTTATAGTAATCGCCCACAGACTTTCCACTATACTGAATTCAGACAGAATAGTTGTTATGGAAGACGGCAGGATACTTGAAATCGGGACTCACGAGGAGCTTCTCGATTCGAGTAGTAAGTATAAATATCTCTACGATCTGCAATTCGACAAATAG